One window from the genome of Sulfodiicoccus acidiphilus encodes:
- a CDS encoding NAD(P)/FAD-dependent oxidoreductase, which translates to MIVIVGAGGHGLSAAYHLLKRGVKNVVIIEAKRVGYGSSSRNISRYRVYFNDKKNVEFARKAMEFFSKESKELKFNTMFMRTGYLWILGEGPTEGFRRSTNLWDSEGLGGKYLDCNNFNFLKEGLGECYFGPLAGSFHHDYLTLSYYEEVRKVHTFLSGEVTQLLSSGGKVKGVVVEGRQVQADTVLITAGAWTSRLLSSLGLSIPIVPERKEAYITEDVKFKVKPLVIDLATGVYFSHTLKGEIIGGIDRGVQGFVEFSISLDNMLAYLKRLRHLVRGIEGIGLMRGWSGFYEMTPDRSHVMGFDPQWPEGLFIDAGYSGHGMMMSPLSGEIMAKMIVDGKIDGLAQPFTPERFRTHKLLEENMVI; encoded by the coding sequence GTGATCGTGATAGTTGGAGCTGGCGGACACGGGCTGAGCGCGGCCTATCACCTCCTGAAGAGGGGGGTGAAGAACGTTGTGATTATCGAGGCAAAACGTGTAGGTTACGGTTCTAGCAGCAGGAACATCTCGAGGTACAGGGTTTACTTTAACGACAAAAAGAACGTCGAGTTCGCTAGGAAAGCGATGGAGTTCTTCTCGAAAGAGAGTAAAGAGTTGAAGTTCAACACAATGTTCATGAGGACTGGTTATCTGTGGATCCTCGGAGAGGGCCCCACTGAGGGCTTCAGGAGGAGCACCAACCTATGGGACTCAGAAGGTTTGGGAGGAAAATATCTGGATTGTAACAATTTCAATTTCCTCAAGGAAGGTTTGGGAGAGTGTTACTTTGGTCCGTTGGCGGGATCCTTCCACCACGATTACCTCACACTCAGCTACTATGAGGAGGTTAGGAAAGTTCACACCTTCCTAAGTGGAGAGGTGACCCAGTTGCTTTCATCGGGGGGTAAAGTGAAGGGCGTAGTTGTTGAAGGACGCCAAGTTCAAGCGGACACGGTGCTCATAACGGCTGGAGCCTGGACTTCTAGGCTCCTATCCTCTCTAGGATTATCCATTCCAATCGTCCCAGAGAGGAAGGAGGCCTACATAACCGAAGACGTAAAGTTTAAAGTAAAGCCACTGGTCATAGACCTTGCGACTGGAGTTTACTTCTCTCACACATTAAAAGGTGAGATCATAGGAGGAATAGATAGGGGAGTTCAAGGTTTCGTTGAGTTCTCGATCTCCTTGGATAACATGCTTGCCTACTTGAAGAGACTGAGACATCTGGTGAGGGGCATAGAAGGAATAGGTTTGATGAGGGGATGGAGTGGTTTCTACGAAATGACTCCCGATAGGTCCCACGTGATGGGCTTCGATCCTCAGTGGCCAGAGGGACTGTTCATAGACGCGGGTTACAGTGGACACGGAATGATGATGTCACCTCTCTCGGGGGAGATAATGGCAAAGATGATAGTAGACGGGAAGATCGATGGCCTCGCCCAACCTTTCACTCCAGAGAGGTTCAGGACTCACAAACTCCTTGAGGAAAACATGGTCATCTGA